A region from the Spartobacteria bacterium genome encodes:
- a CDS encoding cell filamentation protein Fic — protein MILENKLNISNQIELAKAEEKISKHKAKQLFDSGDIVRVEIGTFAGLAYIHAYLFEDIYPFAGKIRDVNIAKGDFRFAPLMYLEPSLKHIDAMPHSTFDQIIEKYVEMNIAHPFREGNGRATRIWLDLMLKAALRLVVDWN, from the coding sequence ATGATCCTGGAAAACAAACTCAATATCAGCAACCAAATCGAACTGGCCAAAGCAGAAGAAAAAATCAGCAAGCACAAAGCAAAGCAGCTGTTTGATTCGGGTGATATTGTCAGGGTGGAAATCGGCACTTTCGCTGGGCTTGCGTATATTCATGCCTATCTATTTGAAGACATTTATCCCTTTGCCGGAAAAATCCGAGATGTGAATATCGCCAAGGGAGATTTTCGTTTTGCCCCGCTCATGTATTTGGAACCATCGCTGAAGCATATTGATGCCATGCCACACAGCACCTTTGATCAAATCATCGAAAAATATGTCGAGATGAATATTGCCCATCCGTTCCGCGAAGGGAATGGTCGTGCCACGCGAATCTGGCTTGATCTCATGCTGAAGGCAGCGCTCAGGCTGGTGGTGGATTGGAAT